Proteins from one Sabethes cyaneus chromosome 2, idSabCyanKW18_F2, whole genome shotgun sequence genomic window:
- the LOC128737553 gene encoding zinc finger protein 83-like: protein MSAFNLSTFPEVCRLCLQSKHPDELISVDTRRPLYNATLADLLEELTFKIPEQAVQYFPAEVCLMCVEVFEFFCKYKQKVQQIHRFLLAFVEVKLGNTEQLVQLFEEDGESLEVLFKDLDICNRDQLRVEDMLEEYSQYKIASLPTVDVKAEFTGGGEEEEEEQDDHGLNVEIIESHKIDQNFKLDDRFLEKVHSFQSDSIAVTLIDIKAEPVTAVPILQNKLPSISEEKIISNSDDEDGYFENAPLEVVTDDEQVEIMLMNDDRKLKNDSVTKRPAKETFLGCDKCSYKTRFQEALKAHHRRHQQNDRLEGIHCPHPSCLKVFPDQHEFDEHLKEGVHKQHVCDICGATLKHKYSLEVHLARHAGKPQFQCQYCSFPFYTKTEMRNHILSIHSTGKCCACTKCGAVFKNNKLLKQHLESHVEQRNFKCDTCDFAFKTVHHLRRHITTVHQEVRFHCERCEMSYGRKDKLRMHMERKHNVQSYFYCDICLRSFNSNSALEEHKGHHAEPKPLECGVCLIAFDDGPSFEQHLCISYREDYVCCGRDFKFHVHYNRHMLKEHGVQSNVRVKPKSGQLIGQMRASRRQRLTRCRKCAQTFQSIAERKKHSAECKNAAKSANPASTVMSVKSEGSMQVCEMGEEEYLVEDENEMQMDSEYVISEEI from the exons ATGTCGGCGTTTAATTTGTCCACTTTCCCGGAGGTGTGCCGGCTTTGTCTACAATCAAAACATCCGGACGAATTGATATCGGTAGATACCAGACGTCCGTTGTACAACGCAACGTTGGCCGACCTGCTGGAAGAGCTAACATTTAAAATACCAGAG CAAGCAGTACAATACTTTCCCGCGGAAGTATGTTTGATGTGTGTAGAAGTGTTTGAATTTTTCTGCAAGTACAAACAGAAAGTACAACAGATTCATCGATTTCTACTGGCCTTTGTGGAAGTTAAGCTGGGCAATACCGAACAACTGGTTCAGTTGTTCGAAGAAGATGGTGAGTCGTTGGAAGTTCTATTCAAAGACCTGGATATTTGCAACCGTGACCAACTGCGGGTAGAAGACATGCTTGAGGAATATTCGCAGTATAAGATTGCCTCGCTCCCGACCGTCGATGTGAAAGCGGAATTTACCGGCGGTGGAGAGGAGGAAGAGGAAGAGCAAGATGACCATGGTTTAAACGTGGAGATAATAGAAAGTCACAAAATAGATCAAAACTTTAAATTGGATGATAGATTTCTAGAAAAAGTACATAGTTTCCAAAGCGATTCTATTGCTGTAACATTGATAGATATCAAGGCAGAACCAGTGACAGCAGTGCCAATTCTGCAAAACAAGTTACCATCCATTAGTGAGGAAAAAATCATAAGTAATTCTGATGATGAGGACGGTTACTTTGAAAATGCACCATTGGAAGTTGTCACCGATGATGAACAGGTGGAAATTATGCTTATGAATGACGATAGAAAACTTAAAAATGATTCGGTTACTAAAAGGCCGGCAAAAGAAACTTTTTTGGGTTGCGATAAATGTAGTTATAAAACTCGCTTTCAAGAAGCTCTGAAAGCCCACCATCGACGACACCAGCAAAACGATCGTCTGGAGGGAATTCACTGTCCTCATCCGTCATGCTTGAAAGTGTTTCCCGATCAGCACGAGTTCGACGAGCATCTCAAGGAAGGCGTTCACAAACAGCATGTCTGTGACATTTGTGGAGCAACTCTGAAGCACAAGTACTCGCTGGAGGTACATTTGGCACGGCATGCGGGAAAACCGCAATTTCAGTGCCAGTACTGTTCGTTTCCATTTTACACCAAAACGGAGATGCGCAATCATATTCTATCGATTCATTCCACGGGAAAGTGCTGTGCGTGCACAAAATGCGGGGCAGTTTTTAAGAACAACAAACTGCTCAAACAGCATCTGGAGTCGCACGTCGAGCAGCGAAACTTCAAGTGCGATACCTGTGATTTTGCGTTTAAAACGGTGCACCATTTAAGACGGCATATTACCACCGTGCATCAGGAGGTTCGTTTCCACTGCGAACGCTGCGAGATGTCGTACGGAAGGAAGGACAAATTGAGGATGCACATGGAACGAAAGCATAAT gtTCAATCCTACTTCTACTGTGATATCTGTTTGCGATCCTTCAATAGCAACTCGGCACTGGAGGAGCATAAAGGACATCATGCGGAACCCAAACCGTTGGAGTGTGGTGTGTGTCTGATTGCATTTGATGATGGGCCGTCATTTGAGCAGCATCTTTGTATCAGTTACCGAGAGGACTATGTATGCTGTGGCAGGGATTTTAAATTTCACGTGCATTACAATCGTCACATGCTCAAAGAACATGGTGTGCAATCGAATGTGCGCGTTAAACCTAAAAGTGGGCAGCTGATCGGACAAATGCGTGCCAGTCGGAGGCAGCGACTGACACGTTGTCGGAAGTGTGCGCAAACGTTCCAATCCATAGCTGAGCGCAAAAAGCATTCGGCTGAATGTAAAAATGCTGCTAAGTCAGCGAATCCTGCTTCTACTGTGATGTCGGTCAAAAGTGAAGGATCGATGCAGGTGTGTGAAATGGGTGAGGAAGAATACTTAGTAGAGGATGAAAACGAAATGCAAATGGACTCAGAATATGTTATAAGTGAAGAGATATAA